The following are encoded in a window of Drosophila simulans strain w501 chromosome 3L, Prin_Dsim_3.1, whole genome shotgun sequence genomic DNA:
- the LOC6737488 gene encoding anion exchange protein 3 isoform X1: protein MSFSSASGRENNVRKLSFLGFNTKKKSGNEDPDEVLLDSEMDKVFAGNSARKDKFDVNTFQDNSQLPIGSRKKNSIRTNDLNIEEDSEYESQTEPLNNAQNYDDIPEDFPLVSERAGHGDHSDNSVDEKHVQFGGKKKIVVTPPSLSYDEQPTDQSHERKRRRSRHQYYRQRKFSHQDSVEPKNKLEENGDAGARRISVQPEDTALETNGQMPAKQEADLNELRSHRSDDPRALRRHKIHHSSIKLRELPQITISPFTNKKPEVDHSPHEIFVQLDELTGVGEDREWKETARWIKYEEDVEEGSDRWGKPHVASLSFHSLLNLRRCLETGVVLLDLNEKDLPAVAYRVVEQMVIEDLIDINDKPSVMRSLLLRHRHVNEHQGVLPFTKRKYNSYTSLQQLIPKSFLWMGADSSHQPYQQAQPPPRNLAKARRSICVTSSAPPTAAMLNVATATAAAAAIDHRRHSTMSYLGNLSGTDDKKIKIMPAAEIGGSKRSNELKIDMKDDMYSSSQEDLKKLQNDTILKRIPAGAEATTVLVGAVEFLEQPTIAFVRLSEGVLMPTLTEVPVPVRFMFVLLGPRNFDLDYHEVGRSISTLMANEHFHSIAYKADDRKDLLSAINEFLDDSIVLPPGNWDRHDLLPFEELKAKKDWIRTRKIKALQVKRDSEMIKIGKDEEKALLEKQTLGAIGFTIGGGDGGGDGDSDDDNGRKKKKPSPLEKTGRLWGGLRNDLKRRMPMYKSDILDGLNTETLAATIFMYFACLSTAITFGGLVSAKTNSWIGISETLISCSLVGIVFHCLSCQPLVIIGTTGPLLLFDEALMVFCTQHEFDFLSLRVYVGVWLIIIALTVSAFEGSVYVRLLTRFTQEIFSALITLIYIVETFMKLISIYKENPLLSDYNLPPPTLVAHEHATNGSLLNATASVTANITQMVMNISTTAMPIGPPPLPKNQPNTALFCTILTLATFVVAYYLKLFRNSHFLGRNARRALGDFGVPISIAIFVLVDYLVPAVYTEKLVVPEGLSPSDPSKRGWYIGFDTSSTWIPFACVVPALLVYILIFMESQISELIVDKPDRGLKKGSGLHWDIVLLCLLNCACGIFGMPWHCAATVRSVTHVSSVTIMSRTHAPGESPRIVDVKEQRLSGFFVCLMIGLSVLMAPLLRLIPMAVLFGVFLYMGVASMSGVQLFERIRLYFMPVKHYPPTPYVKRLRPWKLHLFTTIQVLCLVLLWTVKSSQFSLAFPFFLIMMVPIRQNLTKFYKPEEMQALDGSEMKKNDDDEPDFYEQTNLPA from the exons CACAAAACTATGATGACATCCCCGAGGACTTCCCGCTAGTCTCGGAGAGAGCCGGACACGGCGATCACTCGGATAACTCGGTGGACGAGAAGCACGTCCAGTTTGGCGGCAAAAAGAAGATCGTCGTCACCCCGCCCAGTTTGAGCTATGATGAACAGCCCACGGATCAATCGCACGAACGTAAACGCAGAAGAAG cCGCCATCAGTATTATAGACAACGTAAATTCTCACATCAGGACAGCGTGGAACCCAAAAACAAGCTCGAGGAAAACGGTGATGCAGGTGCGCGTCGCATCTCTGTGCAGCCTGAGGACACGGCATTGGAG acaaatggccaaatgccGGCTAAACAG GAGGCTGATCTTAACGAGCTGAGATCACATCGTTCGGACGACCCGCGTGCCCTGCGCCGCCATAAGATCCATCACTCATCCATCAAGTTGCGCGAGTTGCCCCAAATAACGATTTCCCCCTTCACCAACAAGAAGCCCGAGGTGGACCATAGTCCTCATGAG ATCTTTGTGCAATTGGATGAGCTCACGGGCGTGGGCGAGGATCGCGAATGGAAGGAGACGGCCCGCTGGATCAAGTATGAGGAGGACGTGGAGGAGGGCTCCGATCGCTGGGGCAAGCCCCATGTTGCCTCCCTCTCCTTCCACTCGCTGCTCAATTTACGTCGCTGCCTGGAAACGGGCGTTGTCCTGCTCGATCTCAACGAGAAGGATCTGCCTGCCGTGGCCTATCGCGTGGTGGAACAG ATGGTGATCGAGGACCTGATTGACATCAACGACAAACCATCGGTGATGCGTTCGCTGCTCCTGCGCCATCGCCATGTCAACGAACACCAGGGTGTGCTGCCCTTCACCAAGAGGAAGTACAACAGCTACACCAGCCTGCAG caacttaTACCCAAATCG TTTCTTTGGATGGGTGCGGACTCCTCCCACCAGCCGTATCAGCAGGCGCAGCCACCACCTCGCAACCTGGCCAAGGCCAGAAGGAGCATCTGCGTCACCTCCAGTGCTCCGCCCACGGCGGCGATGCTCAACGTGGCCACAGCTaccgctgcagcggcagctaTTGATCACCGGCGCCACTCGACGATGTCCTACCTGGGT AATTTGTCTGGCACGGATGACAAGAAGATCAAGATCATGCCGGCCGCCGAAATCGGAGGCAGCAAGCGCAGCAATGAGCTCAAGATCGATATGAAGGACGATATGTACTCCTCGTCACAGGAGGATCTCAAGAAGCTGCAGAATGACACAATCCTCAAGAGGATTCCAGCGGGTGCTGAAGCCACCACTGTGCTG GTTGGTGCCGTAGAGTTCCTGGAGCAGCCCACCATTGCCTTTGTCCGTCTGTCGGAGGGTGTTCTGATGCCCACTTTGACCGAGGTTCCTGTCCCAGTGAGATTCATGTTTGTTCTTTTGGGACCTCGTAACTTCGACTTGGACTACCATGAAGTGGGTCGTTCCATCTCCACGCTGATGGCTAACGAGCACTTCCACTCCATTGCCTATAAAGCTGATGATCGCAAGGATCTGCTATCAGCCATCAATGAGTTCCTGGACGATTCTATCGTTCTGCCGCCCGGTAATTGGGATCGCCACGATCTTTTGCCCTTCGAAGAGTTGAAGGCCAAGAAGGATTGGATTCGCACGCGAAAGATCAAGGCACTGCAGGTGAAGCGAGACAGTGAGATGATTAAGATTGGCAAGGATGAGGAGAAGGCATTGCTGGAGAAGCAAACCCTGGGAGCCATTGGATTCACGATTGGTGGAGGagatggtggtggtgatggcgACTCCGATGATGACAATGGcagaaagaagaagaaaccTAGTCCGCTGGAGAAAACTGGACGTCTGTGGGGTGGTTTGAGGAACGATCTGAAACGCAGAATGCCCATGTACAAGAGTGATATACTCGATGGCCTGAACACTGAAACCCTGGCTGCCACCATCTTTATGTACTTCGCTTGCCTCTCAACGGCTATCACTTTTGGAGGTCTCGTTTCCGCTAAGACAAACAGCTGGATTGGTATCTCAGAGACGCTGATCTCGTGCTCCCTGGTGGGCATTGTCTTCCATTGTCTGTCCTGCCAACCACTCGTGATCATCGGAACCACCGGACCACTGCTTCTATTCGATGAAGCCCTCATGGTGTTCTGTACGCAACATGAATTCGATTTCTTGTCCTTAAGGGTTTACGTCGGAGTATGGTTGATAATAATAGCCCTGACTGTATCCGCCTTCGAGGGCAGTGTTTATGTGCGTCTGCTAACGAGATTCACTCAGGAGATATTCTCGGCTCTGATTACGCTCATCTATATTGTGGAAACATTCATGAAACTGATTTCGATCTACAAGGAAAATCCCCTGCTTTCTGACTACAATCTCCCTCCGCCGACGTTGGTCGCCCACGAACATGCCACCAATGGAAGCCTTCTCAATGCGACGGCGAGTGTTACAGCGAATATTACGCAGATGGTAATGAACATCTCGACGACAGCCATGCCCATTGGTCCACCACCATTGCCCAAGAATCAGCCGAACACTGCTTTATTCTGCACCATCCTCACATTGGCCACTTTCGTGGTTGCCTACTACCTGAAGCTCTTCCGTAATTCCCACTTTTTGGGTCGTAATGCTCGTCGTGCCCTTGGCGATTTCGGTGTACCAATCTCCATTGCCATATTCGTGCTGGTGGATTACCTGGTGCCGGCTGTGTACACAGAGAAACTGGTGGTTCCGGAGGGTCTGTCGCCCAGTGATCCCTCCAAGCGCGGCTGGTACATCGGTTTCGATACCTCTTCCACGTGGATACCATTTGCTTGTGTAGTACCTGCCCTGCTCGTCTATATTCTCATCTTTATGGAGTCACAGATCTCCGAGCTGATTGTGGACAAGCCTGATCGTGGCTTAAAGAAGGGTTCTGGTCTCCACTGGGATATTGTGCTGCTTTGCCTGCTCAACTGCGCCTGCGGAATATTCGGAATGCCCTGGCATTGCGCCGCCACTGTGAGATCGGTGACTCATGTGTCCTCCGTCACCATTATGTCACG CACCCACGCTCCTGGTGAATCGCCCAGGATCGTTGATGTCAAGGAGCAGCGCCTGTCCGGATTCTTTGTGTGCCTGATGATTGGACTTTCGGTGCTGATGGCTCCGCTTCTTCGGTTGATTCCCATGGCCGTGCTCTTTGGAGTCTTCTTGTACATGGGAGTGGCCTCAATGAGCGGAGTGCAGTTGTTCGAAAG AATAAGACTATATTTCATGCCGGTCAAGCATTATCCACCCACACCATACGTGAAGCGATTGCGTCCTTGGAAGCTGCATTTGTTTACCACCATTCAGGTTCTGTGCCTGGTACTCCTCTGGACTGTGAAGTCGTCCCAATTCTCGCTGGCCTTCCCCTTCTTCCTGATCATGATGGTGCCCATACGgcaaaatttgacaaaattcTATAAGCCAGAGGAAATGCAAGCG TTGGATGGCAGCGAGATGAAGAagaacgacgacgacgagccCGATTTCTATGAACAAACCAACTTACCAGCATAG
- the LOC6737488 gene encoding anion exchange protein 3 isoform X7 — protein sequence MSFSSASGRENNVRKLSFLGFNTKKKSGNEDPDEVLLDSEMDKVFAGNSARKDKFDVNTFQDNSQLPIGSRKKNSIRTNDLNIEEDSEYESQTEPLNNAQNYDDIPEDFPLVSERAGHGDHSDNSVDEKHVQFGGKKKIVVTPPSLSYDEQPTDQSHERKRRRSRHQYYRQRKFSHQDSVEPKNKLEENGDAGARRISVQPEDTALEEADLNELRSHRSDDPRALRRHKIHHSSIKLRELPQITISPFTNKKPEVDHSPHEIFVQLDELTGVGEDREWKETARWIKYEEDVEEGSDRWGKPHVASLSFHSLLNLRRCLETGVVLLDLNEKDLPAVAYRVVEQMVIEDLIDINDKPSVMRSLLLRHRHVNEHQGVLPFTKRKYNSYTSLQNLSGTDDKKIKIMPAAEIGGSKRSNELKIDMKDDMYSSSQEDLKKLQNDTILKRIPAGAEATTVLVGAVEFLEQPTIAFVRLSEGVLMPTLTEVPVPVRFMFVLLGPRNFDLDYHEVGRSISTLMANEHFHSIAYKADDRKDLLSAINEFLDDSIVLPPGNWDRHDLLPFEELKAKKDWIRTRKIKALQVKRDSEMIKIGKDEEKALLEKQTLGAIGFTIGGGDGGGDGDSDDDNGRKKKKPSPLEKTGRLWGGLRNDLKRRMPMYKSDILDGLNTETLAATIFMYFACLSTAITFGGLVSAKTNSWIGISETLISCSLVGIVFHCLSCQPLVIIGTTGPLLLFDEALMVFCTQHEFDFLSLRVYVGVWLIIIALTVSAFEGSVYVRLLTRFTQEIFSALITLIYIVETFMKLISIYKENPLLSDYNLPPPTLVAHEHATNGSLLNATASVTANITQMVMNISTTAMPIGPPPLPKNQPNTALFCTILTLATFVVAYYLKLFRNSHFLGRNARRALGDFGVPISIAIFVLVDYLVPAVYTEKLVVPEGLSPSDPSKRGWYIGFDTSSTWIPFACVVPALLVYILIFMESQISELIVDKPDRGLKKGSGLHWDIVLLCLLNCACGIFGMPWHCAATVRSVTHVSSVTIMSRTHAPGESPRIVDVKEQRLSGFFVCLMIGLSVLMAPLLRLIPMAVLFGVFLYMGVASMSGVQLFERIRLYFMPVKHYPPTPYVKRLRPWKLHLFTTIQVLCLVLLWTVKSSQFSLAFPFFLIMMVPIRQNLTKFYKPEEMQALDGSEMKKNDDDEPDFYEQTNLPA from the exons CACAAAACTATGATGACATCCCCGAGGACTTCCCGCTAGTCTCGGAGAGAGCCGGACACGGCGATCACTCGGATAACTCGGTGGACGAGAAGCACGTCCAGTTTGGCGGCAAAAAGAAGATCGTCGTCACCCCGCCCAGTTTGAGCTATGATGAACAGCCCACGGATCAATCGCACGAACGTAAACGCAGAAGAAG cCGCCATCAGTATTATAGACAACGTAAATTCTCACATCAGGACAGCGTGGAACCCAAAAACAAGCTCGAGGAAAACGGTGATGCAGGTGCGCGTCGCATCTCTGTGCAGCCTGAGGACACGGCATTGGAG GAGGCTGATCTTAACGAGCTGAGATCACATCGTTCGGACGACCCGCGTGCCCTGCGCCGCCATAAGATCCATCACTCATCCATCAAGTTGCGCGAGTTGCCCCAAATAACGATTTCCCCCTTCACCAACAAGAAGCCCGAGGTGGACCATAGTCCTCATGAG ATCTTTGTGCAATTGGATGAGCTCACGGGCGTGGGCGAGGATCGCGAATGGAAGGAGACGGCCCGCTGGATCAAGTATGAGGAGGACGTGGAGGAGGGCTCCGATCGCTGGGGCAAGCCCCATGTTGCCTCCCTCTCCTTCCACTCGCTGCTCAATTTACGTCGCTGCCTGGAAACGGGCGTTGTCCTGCTCGATCTCAACGAGAAGGATCTGCCTGCCGTGGCCTATCGCGTGGTGGAACAG ATGGTGATCGAGGACCTGATTGACATCAACGACAAACCATCGGTGATGCGTTCGCTGCTCCTGCGCCATCGCCATGTCAACGAACACCAGGGTGTGCTGCCCTTCACCAAGAGGAAGTACAACAGCTACACCAGCCTGCAG AATTTGTCTGGCACGGATGACAAGAAGATCAAGATCATGCCGGCCGCCGAAATCGGAGGCAGCAAGCGCAGCAATGAGCTCAAGATCGATATGAAGGACGATATGTACTCCTCGTCACAGGAGGATCTCAAGAAGCTGCAGAATGACACAATCCTCAAGAGGATTCCAGCGGGTGCTGAAGCCACCACTGTGCTG GTTGGTGCCGTAGAGTTCCTGGAGCAGCCCACCATTGCCTTTGTCCGTCTGTCGGAGGGTGTTCTGATGCCCACTTTGACCGAGGTTCCTGTCCCAGTGAGATTCATGTTTGTTCTTTTGGGACCTCGTAACTTCGACTTGGACTACCATGAAGTGGGTCGTTCCATCTCCACGCTGATGGCTAACGAGCACTTCCACTCCATTGCCTATAAAGCTGATGATCGCAAGGATCTGCTATCAGCCATCAATGAGTTCCTGGACGATTCTATCGTTCTGCCGCCCGGTAATTGGGATCGCCACGATCTTTTGCCCTTCGAAGAGTTGAAGGCCAAGAAGGATTGGATTCGCACGCGAAAGATCAAGGCACTGCAGGTGAAGCGAGACAGTGAGATGATTAAGATTGGCAAGGATGAGGAGAAGGCATTGCTGGAGAAGCAAACCCTGGGAGCCATTGGATTCACGATTGGTGGAGGagatggtggtggtgatggcgACTCCGATGATGACAATGGcagaaagaagaagaaaccTAGTCCGCTGGAGAAAACTGGACGTCTGTGGGGTGGTTTGAGGAACGATCTGAAACGCAGAATGCCCATGTACAAGAGTGATATACTCGATGGCCTGAACACTGAAACCCTGGCTGCCACCATCTTTATGTACTTCGCTTGCCTCTCAACGGCTATCACTTTTGGAGGTCTCGTTTCCGCTAAGACAAACAGCTGGATTGGTATCTCAGAGACGCTGATCTCGTGCTCCCTGGTGGGCATTGTCTTCCATTGTCTGTCCTGCCAACCACTCGTGATCATCGGAACCACCGGACCACTGCTTCTATTCGATGAAGCCCTCATGGTGTTCTGTACGCAACATGAATTCGATTTCTTGTCCTTAAGGGTTTACGTCGGAGTATGGTTGATAATAATAGCCCTGACTGTATCCGCCTTCGAGGGCAGTGTTTATGTGCGTCTGCTAACGAGATTCACTCAGGAGATATTCTCGGCTCTGATTACGCTCATCTATATTGTGGAAACATTCATGAAACTGATTTCGATCTACAAGGAAAATCCCCTGCTTTCTGACTACAATCTCCCTCCGCCGACGTTGGTCGCCCACGAACATGCCACCAATGGAAGCCTTCTCAATGCGACGGCGAGTGTTACAGCGAATATTACGCAGATGGTAATGAACATCTCGACGACAGCCATGCCCATTGGTCCACCACCATTGCCCAAGAATCAGCCGAACACTGCTTTATTCTGCACCATCCTCACATTGGCCACTTTCGTGGTTGCCTACTACCTGAAGCTCTTCCGTAATTCCCACTTTTTGGGTCGTAATGCTCGTCGTGCCCTTGGCGATTTCGGTGTACCAATCTCCATTGCCATATTCGTGCTGGTGGATTACCTGGTGCCGGCTGTGTACACAGAGAAACTGGTGGTTCCGGAGGGTCTGTCGCCCAGTGATCCCTCCAAGCGCGGCTGGTACATCGGTTTCGATACCTCTTCCACGTGGATACCATTTGCTTGTGTAGTACCTGCCCTGCTCGTCTATATTCTCATCTTTATGGAGTCACAGATCTCCGAGCTGATTGTGGACAAGCCTGATCGTGGCTTAAAGAAGGGTTCTGGTCTCCACTGGGATATTGTGCTGCTTTGCCTGCTCAACTGCGCCTGCGGAATATTCGGAATGCCCTGGCATTGCGCCGCCACTGTGAGATCGGTGACTCATGTGTCCTCCGTCACCATTATGTCACG CACCCACGCTCCTGGTGAATCGCCCAGGATCGTTGATGTCAAGGAGCAGCGCCTGTCCGGATTCTTTGTGTGCCTGATGATTGGACTTTCGGTGCTGATGGCTCCGCTTCTTCGGTTGATTCCCATGGCCGTGCTCTTTGGAGTCTTCTTGTACATGGGAGTGGCCTCAATGAGCGGAGTGCAGTTGTTCGAAAG AATAAGACTATATTTCATGCCGGTCAAGCATTATCCACCCACACCATACGTGAAGCGATTGCGTCCTTGGAAGCTGCATTTGTTTACCACCATTCAGGTTCTGTGCCTGGTACTCCTCTGGACTGTGAAGTCGTCCCAATTCTCGCTGGCCTTCCCCTTCTTCCTGATCATGATGGTGCCCATACGgcaaaatttgacaaaattcTATAAGCCAGAGGAAATGCAAGCG TTGGATGGCAGCGAGATGAAGAagaacgacgacgacgagccCGATTTCTATGAACAAACCAACTTACCAGCATAG
- the LOC6737488 gene encoding anion exchange protein 3 isoform X6 — MSFSSASGRENNVRKLSFLGFNTKKKSGNEDPDEVLLDSEMDKVFAGNSARKDKFDVNTFQDNSQLPIGSRKKNSIRTNDLNIEEDSEYESQTEPLNNAQNYDDIPEDFPLVSERAGHGDHSDNSVDEKHVQFGGKKKIVVTPPSLSYDEQPTDQSHERKRRRSRHQYYRQRKFSHQDSVEPKNKLEENGDAGARRISVQPEDTALETNGQMPAKQEADLNELRSHRSDDPRALRRHKIHHSSIKLRELPQITISPFTNKKPEVDHSPHEIFVQLDELTGVGEDREWKETARWIKYEEDVEEGSDRWGKPHVASLSFHSLLNLRRCLETGVVLLDLNEKDLPAVAYRVVEQMVIEDLIDINDKPSVMRSLLLRHRHVNEHQGVLPFTKRKYNSYTSLQNLSGTDDKKIKIMPAAEIGGSKRSNELKIDMKDDMYSSSQEDLKKLQNDTILKRIPAGAEATTVLVGAVEFLEQPTIAFVRLSEGVLMPTLTEVPVPVRFMFVLLGPRNFDLDYHEVGRSISTLMANEHFHSIAYKADDRKDLLSAINEFLDDSIVLPPGNWDRHDLLPFEELKAKKDWIRTRKIKALQVKRDSEMIKIGKDEEKALLEKQTLGAIGFTIGGGDGGGDGDSDDDNGRKKKKPSPLEKTGRLWGGLRNDLKRRMPMYKSDILDGLNTETLAATIFMYFACLSTAITFGGLVSAKTNSWIGISETLISCSLVGIVFHCLSCQPLVIIGTTGPLLLFDEALMVFCTQHEFDFLSLRVYVGVWLIIIALTVSAFEGSVYVRLLTRFTQEIFSALITLIYIVETFMKLISIYKENPLLSDYNLPPPTLVAHEHATNGSLLNATASVTANITQMVMNISTTAMPIGPPPLPKNQPNTALFCTILTLATFVVAYYLKLFRNSHFLGRNARRALGDFGVPISIAIFVLVDYLVPAVYTEKLVVPEGLSPSDPSKRGWYIGFDTSSTWIPFACVVPALLVYILIFMESQISELIVDKPDRGLKKGSGLHWDIVLLCLLNCACGIFGMPWHCAATVRSVTHVSSVTIMSRTHAPGESPRIVDVKEQRLSGFFVCLMIGLSVLMAPLLRLIPMAVLFGVFLYMGVASMSGVQLFERIRLYFMPVKHYPPTPYVKRLRPWKLHLFTTIQVLCLVLLWTVKSSQFSLAFPFFLIMMVPIRQNLTKFYKPEEMQALDGSEMKKNDDDEPDFYEQTNLPA; from the exons CACAAAACTATGATGACATCCCCGAGGACTTCCCGCTAGTCTCGGAGAGAGCCGGACACGGCGATCACTCGGATAACTCGGTGGACGAGAAGCACGTCCAGTTTGGCGGCAAAAAGAAGATCGTCGTCACCCCGCCCAGTTTGAGCTATGATGAACAGCCCACGGATCAATCGCACGAACGTAAACGCAGAAGAAG cCGCCATCAGTATTATAGACAACGTAAATTCTCACATCAGGACAGCGTGGAACCCAAAAACAAGCTCGAGGAAAACGGTGATGCAGGTGCGCGTCGCATCTCTGTGCAGCCTGAGGACACGGCATTGGAG acaaatggccaaatgccGGCTAAACAG GAGGCTGATCTTAACGAGCTGAGATCACATCGTTCGGACGACCCGCGTGCCCTGCGCCGCCATAAGATCCATCACTCATCCATCAAGTTGCGCGAGTTGCCCCAAATAACGATTTCCCCCTTCACCAACAAGAAGCCCGAGGTGGACCATAGTCCTCATGAG ATCTTTGTGCAATTGGATGAGCTCACGGGCGTGGGCGAGGATCGCGAATGGAAGGAGACGGCCCGCTGGATCAAGTATGAGGAGGACGTGGAGGAGGGCTCCGATCGCTGGGGCAAGCCCCATGTTGCCTCCCTCTCCTTCCACTCGCTGCTCAATTTACGTCGCTGCCTGGAAACGGGCGTTGTCCTGCTCGATCTCAACGAGAAGGATCTGCCTGCCGTGGCCTATCGCGTGGTGGAACAG ATGGTGATCGAGGACCTGATTGACATCAACGACAAACCATCGGTGATGCGTTCGCTGCTCCTGCGCCATCGCCATGTCAACGAACACCAGGGTGTGCTGCCCTTCACCAAGAGGAAGTACAACAGCTACACCAGCCTGCAG AATTTGTCTGGCACGGATGACAAGAAGATCAAGATCATGCCGGCCGCCGAAATCGGAGGCAGCAAGCGCAGCAATGAGCTCAAGATCGATATGAAGGACGATATGTACTCCTCGTCACAGGAGGATCTCAAGAAGCTGCAGAATGACACAATCCTCAAGAGGATTCCAGCGGGTGCTGAAGCCACCACTGTGCTG GTTGGTGCCGTAGAGTTCCTGGAGCAGCCCACCATTGCCTTTGTCCGTCTGTCGGAGGGTGTTCTGATGCCCACTTTGACCGAGGTTCCTGTCCCAGTGAGATTCATGTTTGTTCTTTTGGGACCTCGTAACTTCGACTTGGACTACCATGAAGTGGGTCGTTCCATCTCCACGCTGATGGCTAACGAGCACTTCCACTCCATTGCCTATAAAGCTGATGATCGCAAGGATCTGCTATCAGCCATCAATGAGTTCCTGGACGATTCTATCGTTCTGCCGCCCGGTAATTGGGATCGCCACGATCTTTTGCCCTTCGAAGAGTTGAAGGCCAAGAAGGATTGGATTCGCACGCGAAAGATCAAGGCACTGCAGGTGAAGCGAGACAGTGAGATGATTAAGATTGGCAAGGATGAGGAGAAGGCATTGCTGGAGAAGCAAACCCTGGGAGCCATTGGATTCACGATTGGTGGAGGagatggtggtggtgatggcgACTCCGATGATGACAATGGcagaaagaagaagaaaccTAGTCCGCTGGAGAAAACTGGACGTCTGTGGGGTGGTTTGAGGAACGATCTGAAACGCAGAATGCCCATGTACAAGAGTGATATACTCGATGGCCTGAACACTGAAACCCTGGCTGCCACCATCTTTATGTACTTCGCTTGCCTCTCAACGGCTATCACTTTTGGAGGTCTCGTTTCCGCTAAGACAAACAGCTGGATTGGTATCTCAGAGACGCTGATCTCGTGCTCCCTGGTGGGCATTGTCTTCCATTGTCTGTCCTGCCAACCACTCGTGATCATCGGAACCACCGGACCACTGCTTCTATTCGATGAAGCCCTCATGGTGTTCTGTACGCAACATGAATTCGATTTCTTGTCCTTAAGGGTTTACGTCGGAGTATGGTTGATAATAATAGCCCTGACTGTATCCGCCTTCGAGGGCAGTGTTTATGTGCGTCTGCTAACGAGATTCACTCAGGAGATATTCTCGGCTCTGATTACGCTCATCTATATTGTGGAAACATTCATGAAACTGATTTCGATCTACAAGGAAAATCCCCTGCTTTCTGACTACAATCTCCCTCCGCCGACGTTGGTCGCCCACGAACATGCCACCAATGGAAGCCTTCTCAATGCGACGGCGAGTGTTACAGCGAATATTACGCAGATGGTAATGAACATCTCGACGACAGCCATGCCCATTGGTCCACCACCATTGCCCAAGAATCAGCCGAACACTGCTTTATTCTGCACCATCCTCACATTGGCCACTTTCGTGGTTGCCTACTACCTGAAGCTCTTCCGTAATTCCCACTTTTTGGGTCGTAATGCTCGTCGTGCCCTTGGCGATTTCGGTGTACCAATCTCCATTGCCATATTCGTGCTGGTGGATTACCTGGTGCCGGCTGTGTACACAGAGAAACTGGTGGTTCCGGAGGGTCTGTCGCCCAGTGATCCCTCCAAGCGCGGCTGGTACATCGGTTTCGATACCTCTTCCACGTGGATACCATTTGCTTGTGTAGTACCTGCCCTGCTCGTCTATATTCTCATCTTTATGGAGTCACAGATCTCCGAGCTGATTGTGGACAAGCCTGATCGTGGCTTAAAGAAGGGTTCTGGTCTCCACTGGGATATTGTGCTGCTTTGCCTGCTCAACTGCGCCTGCGGAATATTCGGAATGCCCTGGCATTGCGCCGCCACTGTGAGATCGGTGACTCATGTGTCCTCCGTCACCATTATGTCACG CACCCACGCTCCTGGTGAATCGCCCAGGATCGTTGATGTCAAGGAGCAGCGCCTGTCCGGATTCTTTGTGTGCCTGATGATTGGACTTTCGGTGCTGATGGCTCCGCTTCTTCGGTTGATTCCCATGGCCGTGCTCTTTGGAGTCTTCTTGTACATGGGAGTGGCCTCAATGAGCGGAGTGCAGTTGTTCGAAAG AATAAGACTATATTTCATGCCGGTCAAGCATTATCCACCCACACCATACGTGAAGCGATTGCGTCCTTGGAAGCTGCATTTGTTTACCACCATTCAGGTTCTGTGCCTGGTACTCCTCTGGACTGTGAAGTCGTCCCAATTCTCGCTGGCCTTCCCCTTCTTCCTGATCATGATGGTGCCCATACGgcaaaatttgacaaaattcTATAAGCCAGAGGAAATGCAAGCG TTGGATGGCAGCGAGATGAAGAagaacgacgacgacgagccCGATTTCTATGAACAAACCAACTTACCAGCATAG